Genomic segment of Sulfolobales archaeon:
CTCTATGTACACTCCAGTTGTCATCGCCACTGCAACTCTACCCAAGAGCGTTGAGGAACACCTAGAGATCGTAGCTAAGAGGAACGGTGTTAGCTTAATCAAAGTCAGTACTCCCAGGCGGAAGAAGCCTCCGAAGGCACTTATTGAGCTAGACCTCAGAAACTTCAAAGATCATGAAGAGCTGGTTGGAGCTTTAGTCGAACATGCCGATAAGTATGTAAGTAAGGGCTTCCGCAAGATCCTAGTAAGGGTGGTCACGCCGGAGACAGCCTACTCTGTGTACACTAAACTGTTAAAACACGCGAGCCAAGGGTATGGGGTTGGAGTGCTCCACGGTAGGATGCCTATATACGATAGAGAGAAGGTGTACAGAGCAGTTAAAGATGACGTAAGTAGAGACGAGAATGTGATACTGGTATCGACCTCAGTTATAGAGGCTGGTGTAGACCTTGACTTCGACGCCGGGGTCCTCGAGCTAACACCGTACAGAAGCCTGGAGCAGACCATGGGCAGGGTGAACAGAAGGTATGAGAAGAAGAACTCCGAAGCGACTATAGTGAACACCTCAGACAGTACGTGGGAGATGCTGGAGGAGCTGAAATACCTCGAAGAGGTTAGAAAACTGCTCGCAGAGCTGGGAAGTGGGGTCGAGTGGGATGGAGACCTATCGCCGAAGCTGAAGGAGATCGACGAGAGGTACACCAAAGATAGACTGTCGGTAGCCAACCTCGTGGACGCCTACAACAGCTCCTACTCCAGGATTCTAGCTGTATCTCTCTACTCCCTCTTCCACCTAGAGGGAACGTTCCTCGAGCACCTGCTAGCCCTATCCAAGACAGAATACGAGACGAGAGGTACCCTAGACATAGAGGTGGAGGTCG
This window contains:
- the cas3 gene encoding CRISPR-associated helicase Cas3' — encoded protein: MGGSEVSLYKSNGNSYRRFFKQVTGFEPYDWQVEVAEKLFGLEETGGILILRAETGSGKTEASVLPGLFLGKQVIVVEPYRALIEDMVMRFKMYLVKLSKILDVGYTLGVDYGGRHYIYECIKNECGERTTMKPFGADVLVTTIDEMVYRILSIGTPRKASLYTSLVRSGRPVIFFDEAHSYTSEAFNPMVTLVHLTASLSMYTPVVIATATLPKSVEEHLEIVAKRNGVSLIKVSTPRRKKPPKALIELDLRNFKDHEELVGALVEHADKYVSKGFRKILVRVVTPETAYSVYTKLLKHASQGYGVGVLHGRMPIYDREKVYRAVKDDVSRDENVILVSTSVIEAGVDLDFDAGVLELTPYRSLEQTMGRVNRRYEKKNSEATIVNTSDSTWEMLEELKYLEEVRKLLAELGSGVEWDGDLSPKLKEIDERYTKDRLSVANLVDAYNSSYSRILAVSLYSLFHLEGTFLEHLLALSKTEYETRGTLDIEVEVEDEPGNVLRIPYSIARKCGIEVAKKVPQKLLVDHSYVRNEKRIKARGLIPHEC